Proteins from a genomic interval of Cyclopterus lumpus isolate fCycLum1 chromosome 18, fCycLum1.pri, whole genome shotgun sequence:
- the zcchc4 gene encoding rRNA N6-adenosine-methyltransferase ZCCHC4, translated as MQPSANMDVSDGLGVEVVLPEDGRAAPCCPHGPTLLFEKVGKLKEGRRFYACSACRDRKDCNFFQWEEDKVSEVRLLAREAENQSKRQQLSQKEACSRLRRFASLRPDEKKFCQDCQTLLLPAEHEAHSSHRTTAVSAAQLARPSVLLRPLDNKKSHAQYLFTDRSANFLLDTLAALGYRKVLCVGTPRLQELIKLRNLEQKHEPMKSLLLDIDFRYAQFYSQDEFCHYNMFNHHFFDGEASGAALQAFLTECDGQKAVMVSDPPFGGLVKPLAHSFSLISQTWRKLQASDCSNTDMPMMWIFPYFFEPRILESLPSCTMLDYQVDYDNHPLYKHGKTGRKQTPVRLFTNISPRDVVLPKDEGYRFCSVCQRFVVSLNKHCAKCNICPSKDGREWKHCSTCEKCVKPSWRHCQRCGRCALPDHPCGQSPGQEGCFNCGSMEHKRKACSLKDTHRFSAKRGGKPGPRGLLLKPKAKRKSGAARRAKQLTVTK; from the exons ATGCAGCCTTCTGCCAACATGGACGTGAGCGACGGCTTGGGGGTCGAGGTGGTTCTCCCGGAGGACGGCAGAGCGGCGCCATGTTGTCCGCACG GTCCCACTTTGCTTTTTGAGAAAGTTGGCAAACTCAAGGAGGGCCGCAGGTTTTATGCCTGCTCCGCCTGCAGAGACCGGAAAGACTGCAACTTCTTCCAGTGGGAGGAAGATAAG GTGTCTGAGGTCCGGCTTCTGGCCAGAGAAGCAGAGAACCAGTCGAAGAGACAACAGTTGAGCCAGAAGGAGGCCTGCAGCAG GTTGAGAAGGTTTGCCTCCCTCCGTCCGGATGAGAAGAAGTTCTGTCAGGACTGTCAGACTCTGCTCCTGCCGGCGGAGCACGAGGCCCACTCGTCCCACAGAACCACGGCCGTCTCGGCGGCTCAGCTGGCGAGGCCCAGCGTGCTGCTGCGGCCTCTGGACAACAAGAAGAGCCACGCCCAGTACCTGTTCACCGACCGCAGCGCCAACTTCCTGCTGGACACCCTGGCTGCTCTGGGGTACAGAAAGGTGCTGTGTGTGGGCACACCCAG aCTTCAGGAGCTGATCAAGTTGCGAAACCTTGAGCAGAAACATGAGCCAATGAAGAGCCTGCTGCTGGACATTGACTTCAG ATACGCTCAGTTCTACAGCCAGGATGAATTCTGTCACTACAACATGTTCAACCACCACTTTTTTGATGGAGAG GCCTCTGGTGCAGCGCTGCAGGCCTTCCTCACAGAGTGCGACGGCCAGAAGGCGGTGATGGTGTCCGACCCTCCGTTCGGTGGCCTGGTGAAGCCTCTGGCCCACAGCTTCTCTCTGATCTCACAGACATGGAGGAAGCTGCAGGCTTCTG ACTGCAGTAACACGGACATGCCCATGATGTGGATCTTCCCCTATTTCTTTGAGCCTCGTATCCTGGAGAGTCTCCCCTCATGCACCATGCTGGACTACCAG GTGGACTATGACAACCATCCTTTGTATAAACACGGTAAGACGGGCAGGAAGCAAACTCCTGTCAGACTCTTCACCAACATCTCACCCAGAGACGTCGTCCTGCCCAAAGACGAGGGCTACAG ATTTTGCTCCGTGTGTCAGAGATTCGTGGTGTCCCTCAACAAGCACTGTGCCAAATGCAACATCTGTCCATCCAAG GACGGCCGAGAGTGGAAGCACTGCTCCACATGCGAGAAATGTGTGAAACCAT CCTGGAGGCACTGCCAGCGCTGTGGCCGCTGTGCCCTGCCAGACCACCCATGTGGTCAGAGTCCAGGACAGGAGGGCTGCTTCAACTGCGGCAGCATGGAGCACAAACGCAAGGCGTGCTCGCTCAAGGACACGCACAGGTTTAG TGCCAAGAGAGGAGGCAAACCAGGACCCCGTGGTCTCCTGTTGAAGCCTAAAGCTAAGAGGAAGTCCGGAGCAGCTCGCAGAGCGAAGCAGCTGACTGTGACCAAGTGA
- the si:dkey-219e21.4 gene encoding tripartite motif-containing protein 14, protein MAEEEAFSAGEGQSARGGLAAPSAGSHVVLSFTPLDPNSDGVQPFPRSPKLQRKIANAAQPTREQLVSRLEKLQAEMSRTGAHIQSLKKRKANLSKSTEGMKQQVREDFENMRFVLKQDEQAVQEYLELDLRQTRSRLDQVLKNWKHHQDQVTKSIGSIQRALSTSPAAEEDRKLKGQSDHLSHKKPDASEKDIRLNEERFERLLKTLSSISKQLKAQLQRKALLLDSSPMMIDRQTCNSQIAVTSEGRGMSFSSTARSTQEHPLQFDKVCCALGLTPITAGQRYWEVDVRCCAGWAVGAAYGSLERKGRDKATKLGRNRNSWCVELRSGHLSAWHNDRHVACHGVGQTPPAKVGVWVSYDKGQLVFYDADTMATLQRFSAAVMPLFDRSHHQFTEPLYPALRFLRPPENQMWPNHLELSHSPHTVMGFSSM, encoded by the exons ATGGCAGAAGAAGAGGCGTTCTCTGCTGGTGAGGGTCAGTCAGCACGCGGTGGCCTTGCTGCGCCCTCTGCAGGCAGCCACGTGGTACTGAGCTTCACCCCACTGGACCCCAACAGCGATGGCGTTCAGCCTTTCCCACGTTCTCCAAAACTACAGAGGAAGATCGCCAATGCTGCACAGCCCACTCGG GAGCAGCTGGTCAGCCGTCTGGAGAAGCTGCAGGCCGAGATGTCCAGGACTGGGGCTCACATCCAGTCCCTGAAGAAACGCAAGGCCAATCTCTCT AAGAGCACCGAGGGGATGAAGCAGCAGGTTCGAGAGGACTTCGAGAACATGCGATTCGTCCTGAAGCAGGACGAGCAGGCCGTCCAGGAATACCTGGAGCTGGACCTGAGGCAGACCCGAAGCAGACTGGACCAGGTTCTGAAGAACTGGAAACACCACCAGGACCAGGTCACCAAGAGCATCGGCAGCATCCAGAGAGCACTGAGCACCAGCCCGGCGGcggaggaagacaggaag CTCAAGGGTCAGTCTGACCATCTGAG TCACAAGAAGCCGGATGCCTCTGAGAAGGATATCCGACTAAACGAAGAGCGTTTTGAAAGGCTCCTAAAAACATTGTCCTCCATCTCCAAGCAGCTGAAAGCTCAGCTTCAGAGGAAGGCTCTCCTGTTAG ATTCATCCCCCATGATGATAGACAGGCAGACTTGCAATAGCCAGATCGCAGTGACCTCAGAGGGGCGGGGCATGTCTTTCTCCAGCACCGCGCGCTCAACTCAAGAGCATCCCCTCCAATTTGACAAGGTGTGCTGCGCTCTGGGCTTGACTCCCATCACAGCCGGGCAGCGTTACTGGGAGGTGGATGTCCGCTGCTGCGCCGGGTGGGCTGTGGGCGCCGCCTACGGCAGCCTGGAAAGGAAGGGCCGAGACAAGGCCACCAAACTGGGCCGCAACAGGAACTCCTGGTGCGTGGAGCTACGCAGCGGCCATCTTTCTGCCTGGCACAATGACCGGCACGTGGCATGCCACGGCGTCGGGCAGACGCCGCCGGCTAAGGTGGGCGTGTGGGTGAGCTACGACAAGGGCCAGCTGGTGTTCTATGATGCAGACACCATGGCCACGCTGCAGAGGTTCTCAGCCGCTGTGATGCCGTTGTTCGACCGGTCTCATCACCAGTTCACGGAGCCTCTGTACCCTGCCTTACGCTTCCTGAGACCACCCGAGAACCAGATGTGGCCGAATCACCTGGAGCTCAGTCACAGCCCACACACAGTGATGGGATTCTCCTCCATGTAG